The region CAGCCCAGAGAAGGATTTCTCGACCTAGCTTGGGCTTTCCTGAATAGTCAGGAATTCCTCTTCAATCACTGACGCGATTACAACCACGCCGGCACTACCTCCGTTCCCGATGCGATATTGGCCGATCGAGCGTGTTATTCGGCGCGATGGAGAGCCGGCGGGCGGGGGAATTCCGCAGGGGGTTGAATTATCGAGATCCGCTAGCCGGCACCCCTAAATCTATGTAACCTAGAGCGGTGCCCCCCCGCCCGTTGCATCAGCACCGCAGTATCAGCTTCGCCGAGGCAGCAAACACGCTCGTAGCGAATCGCGCAACTACTCACGCCTAGCGGTTTTCATTTATGAATCGCACCGACTTCGTCGAGTTCATCACAACCGTCGGTATCGTCTCTTCGGACGAAGTGACGACGGTCGTAAAAAATAATCCGCAAGTAGAGTTGGACGACGCGCAAGCCCTGGCGAAGCTCTTGGTGCAACAAGAGAAGCTGACGAAGTACCAAGCGGCCGCGATTTACCAAGGCAAAGGGAAGTCGCTGGTCTACGGCGAGTATCTGGTGCTCGATCGGATCGGCGCCGGCGGGATCTACGGCGAGTATCTGGTGCTCGATCGGATCGGCGCCGGCGGGATGGGCCAGGTCTTCAAAGCGCGACACTTGCGGATGGACCGCATCGTTGCGCTCAAGGTCATGTCGCAAGCGGCGATCAAAAGCGCGGATGCGATCAAGCGGTTCGAGCGCGAAGTCCGCGCGGCAGCCAAGCTCACGCATCCGAACATCGTGCATGCCTACGACGCCGGCGTGCAAGACGGCGCGCGCTATCTCGTCATGGAATACGTCGAAGGGTGCGACCTCTCGGCCATGTTGCGGCAGCACGTGAAGTTCGAAATCAAGCAAGCGTGCGGCTTCATCGAGCAAGCCGCGCGAGGCTTCGCCGCCGCGCATGCCAAAGGGGTCGTCCATCGGGACGTGAAGCCCGGCAACTTGCTGCTCGATAAGAGCGGCACGGTGAAGGTGCTCGACATGGGCCTGGCCCGTTTCGAAGACGGCGCGGTCGGCGGCGCGCTGCACGAAGGGGAGCTCACGCAGACCGGCAACGTGATGGGCACGGTCGACTACATGGCCCCCGAGCAAGCGCTCAACACGCATCATGCCGACGCGAAGTCCGACGTCTACGGCCTCGGCTGCACCTTCTATCGCGTCCTCACCGGCGAGCCGGTCTACGGCGGCCAGACGCTCGTCGAGAAGATTCTCGCGCATCGCGAGCATCCGATCCCGACCGTCCGCAAGCTCCGGCCCGAAGCGCCCCCGGCCCTCGACTTGCTGCTGACCCGCATGCTCGCCAAGAGCCCGACCGATCGGCCGACGATGCAAGAGGTCGCCGACACGTTGGCGGAACTCGACTACGCAGCCGACGGCAGCGGCGGCGGCGGTTACGCCGTGTCACAGGAAGCGCCCGCTCCCGCGATGTCGTTTCCGCCTCAGACGTTCGGCCAGTCGCTTCCCCCCTCGACCACGATCGGGCCCGGTGTCCTCTCGAAGGCCGCGGTGGTGCCGAAGACTACGAAGAAATCCAACGCGCCGCTGCTCATCGGCGCAGGCAGCGCCGCCGTCGTCGTCGTCGGAATCGCCTCCTTCCGCAACGCGCGCTGCGACCTCGCCCCCTCCCTCGGTATCCATTTCCAACGTGACATCGACGTCGAACACGACGAACTCCAATTCGAATTCGCCGCCGCGAGTGAACAGTCCACCGGTCTTCACAGGGGTCGTGACCAGCACTCCGGAAGTTCGAGTCGCCGATCCGGAGATCGAACGCCGAGCGGCGATCAAAGTGTTGGAGTTGGGGGGGAGCGTCTTCGTCATGGCTCCCAACAGGTCCGGCGTTCAAGTTCAAAGTCTCGCGAACCTTCCTACCTATCAGTTTGCCGTCAACTCCATCAATCTGAATCGGAGCCAAGCGACCGACAAGGATCTGGAGAGTTTTCTCGGCTTGGCGCACCTCTATTCGCTCGACCTTTATTACACGTCGGTCTCGGATGCAGGTCTGGATACGATCAAGACGCTGACCACGCTCCACGTCTTAAATCTCAATGGCGGCGCCGATCGCATTACCGACGCCGGCGTGCAAAAGCTCGATACTTTGCGAAGGCTCACTTCGCTGATGTTGAACAACACGAAGGCGACGGGAGCGGCTGCGCGCGAGCTTCATAAGAAGATTCCCAACTGCCGAATCACTTGGACCGGCGGCATACTCGAGGGGGGGCCGAGTTCTTCTCCGTCGGTCACGCTGACGTTTAAGTCGCCGCCGACCGGAACGTCGGTCGCCGCCAGGTCGACGATCGACCAAGCGATCATCGCCGCAGGAACGCCGACATCGGAAACGCCGACCACTTCGACTACCACGACCGGAACGCCATCTACTGCAACAACTTCCACCACGACATCTACGACCATGCCTTCGACGGCGGTCGACGTTGCGACTGGTGCGAGCAGCGGACCGAAGAAGCTCGCGGTGCCTGCTACCGATGCCCAACAGGCGGCGCTCAAAACGATCAAGGAAATCTTCGCCGACGACTATACGGCAGCGAAAACTCCGGATCAAAAGGGAGCGTTGGCGGTGAAGTTGCTCGAGCAAGCGAAGCAAACGTTCGACGATCCGACCTCGCGCTATCTCTTGCTCAGCGAGGCCCGCGCGCTGGCGACCGAGGCCTCGTCGCTCGAAACGCTCCGCGATGCGCTGACGCCGCTGGTCGAAGAGTACGACGTCAACGAAGTGACGACGCTCATCGACGCCTGGACCGCGTTGCAAAAGCGTCCGCGGATCGAGTCGGCGACGATCCAGCAATTGTTCAAGGAAGCCAATGCGCGCTTCGACCAAGCGGTCATGGATGCGCGCTTCGACGATGCGAAACACTACGGCGAATTCGGTCTCACGACGGCCCGCCGCATTCCGAACTCCGCCGCGTCGGTCAAGCTGATGATGGAAAAGAACACGGCTTTGGCCGCACGACAAACCGAGTGGCCGGCGTTGAAAGCCCTGGCCGACACGCTCAAAGCGAATCCGGACGACGCCGCAGCGAACCTCGCGGTCGCTCGTTATCAAGCGCTGGTCGCGGAAGACTGGGCGAGCGCGTTTCCGTTGTATGCGAAAAGCGGCGATGAATTGTTGGTCAAGCTCGCGGCCAAAAGCATCGGCGACATGAACAACCCCACGGCGCAAGCCGCCGCGGGCGACGCTTGGTGGGACGCCGCGCAAGCCGCGAAGCCCCCGCAAAAATCCGAGTTTCTCGCCGCCGCTCAATATTGGTACGAGTTGGCCGGGCCCCTCCTGACCGGTCTGCCGAAGACGCGAGTCGAGAAGCGTCGCACCGAACTGAACACGACCGTGGCCGCGAGAAAAATTCCCGCCACGACCTTGCCCGGCTTCGTGCAAGCTTCGTCGCTCGCCTCGAACGACACCTCGACGAATGCCATGCCGAATCGCAACTTCGGCGACCCGACCTCGACCGTTCGCCGCACCACGACGAACACGGCAGCCCGCAACGGCGCGCCCGTCGACGAACGCCAAATCGCGCAAGCCCTCATCGCGTCCGGCGGCACCGTCAATCTGCGAATACCGAC is a window of Planctomycetia bacterium DNA encoding:
- a CDS encoding leucine-rich repeat domain-containing protein, whose product is MAHLYSLDLYYTSVSDAGLDTIKTLTTLHVLNLNGGADRITDAGVQKLDTLRRLTSLMLNNTKATGAAARELHKKIPNCRITWTGGILEGGPSSSPSVTLTFKSPPTGTSVAARSTIDQAIIAAGTPTSETPTTSTTTTGTPSTATTSTTTSTTMPSTAVDVATGASSGPKKLAVPATDAQQAALKTIKEIFADDYTAAKTPDQKGALAVKLLEQAKQTFDDPTSRYLLLSEARALATEASSLETLRDALTPLVEEYDVNEVTTLIDAWTALQKRPRIESATIQQLFKEANARFDQAVMDARFDDAKHYGEFGLTTARRIPNSAASVKLMMEKNTALAARQTEWPALKALADTLKANPDDAAANLAVARYQALVAEDWASAFPLYAKSGDELLVKLAAKSIGDMNNPTAQAAAGDAWWDAAQAAKPPQKSEFLAAAQYWYELAGPLLTGLPKTRVEKRRTELNTTVAARKIPATTLPGFVQASSLASNDTSTNAMPNRNFGDPTSTVRRTTTNTAARNGAPVDERQIAQALIASGGTVNLRIPTPSGSWNYFSVTPRGILPADKFTIESVTFMNMGGVADPVEENDLIPLLSIPNLRSLSIHIRVDSRALRVLRGLQNLESLSFLNTPLTDEDTIHVRGLVNLQNLTFSYCQITDAALSNFRELTNLRTLNLTSTQITGVGFSQLNGLTQLRSLNLFNSPITDAGLLQIQRLSSSVRTLDVTGSAVTDSGMANFRGLTDLENLTLRNTSTTDATLRTLEGRTRLQRVVVSKNMTTAGAQALQKAIPSCRIEFPQ